In Rhodoferax koreense, a genomic segment contains:
- the msrP gene encoding protein-methionine-sulfoxide reductase catalytic subunit MsrP, whose protein sequence is MLIKTRNDGFIHPASSEITPQAVYAGRRDLMKLMATGAAGAAMATWAGREALAQSAPGSGKLAPLKGAKSAVAGAVTMEKITEYKDASTYNNYYEFGTDKADPAKNAHTLKTTPWTVEIEGLVKKPGKYTLEDLLKLSAQEERIYRLRCVEGWSMVIPWVGYSLAELIKKVEPQPGAKFIEFVTLADPKTMPFVGSRVLDWPYVEGLRMDEAMHPLTLLTFGMYGEVLPNQNGAPVRIVVPWKYGFKSGKSIVKIRFTDKEPATAWNKAAANEYGFYSNVNPNVDHPRWSQATERRIGEDGLFAKKRKTLMFNGYEAQVGQLYAGMDLKKNF, encoded by the coding sequence ATGCTGATCAAGACCCGGAACGACGGTTTCATCCACCCCGCCTCGAGCGAGATCACCCCGCAGGCGGTCTACGCCGGCCGGCGTGACCTCATGAAGCTCATGGCCACCGGCGCGGCGGGTGCGGCGATGGCGACCTGGGCCGGCCGCGAGGCCTTGGCCCAGTCGGCGCCGGGATCGGGCAAGCTCGCGCCGCTCAAGGGCGCGAAGTCGGCCGTGGCCGGCGCGGTGACCATGGAAAAGATCACCGAATACAAGGACGCCAGCACTTACAACAACTACTACGAGTTCGGCACCGACAAGGCCGATCCGGCCAAGAACGCCCACACGCTGAAGACCACCCCGTGGACGGTCGAGATCGAAGGCCTGGTCAAGAAGCCCGGCAAATACACGCTCGAAGACCTGCTCAAGCTCAGCGCGCAGGAAGAACGCATCTACCGCCTGCGCTGCGTCGAAGGCTGGTCGATGGTGATCCCGTGGGTGGGTTATTCGCTGGCTGAGCTCATCAAGAAGGTGGAGCCGCAGCCCGGCGCCAAGTTCATCGAATTCGTCACGCTGGCCGATCCGAAGACCATGCCTTTCGTCGGTTCGCGCGTGCTCGACTGGCCCTATGTCGAAGGCCTGCGCATGGACGAGGCCATGCATCCGCTGACGCTCTTGACCTTCGGCATGTACGGCGAGGTGCTGCCCAACCAGAACGGCGCGCCCGTGCGCATCGTCGTGCCATGGAAATACGGTTTCAAGAGCGGCAAGAGCATCGTCAAGATCCGCTTCACCGACAAGGAACCCGCCACCGCCTGGAACAAGGCCGCGGCCAACGAATACGGCTTCTATTCCAACGTGAACCCCAACGTCGACCATCCACGCTGGAGCCAGGCGACCGAGCGCCGCATCGGCGAAGACGGCCTGTTCGCCAAGAAGCGCAAGACGCTGATGTTCAACGGCTACGAGGCCCAGGTCGGGCAACTCTACGCCGGCATGGATCTCAAGAAAAATTTCTGA
- the ccsB gene encoding c-type cytochrome biogenesis protein CcsB — MNTATGAAPRGTPATKTITLNEGFFSRRSPFDWLFAALMLAGAWFTFSRYGAYMDVYERGILVAAVPALVSLAWFWRPLRWLTLAVIGFSLLAIFSYQGSGLEGQAQLARSENVFWLKYFLSSQSAILWMSMLFFMSTIFYWLGMLSSPQHSGSLELIGSRLAWVAVAMALIGTMVRWYESYLIGADVGHIPVSNLYEVFVLFSWLTAAFYLYFEAQYKTRALGAFVMLVVSAAVGFLLWYTVVREAHEIQPLVPALKSWWMKLHVPANFIGYGTFALSAMVAFAYLIKQQAGQTRWYKLAPLWLLGIVLCFEPVVFRKTVGDAGSGYWAVYFGISALIVASIVFGRRRIAARLPSFEVLDDVMYKSIAVGFAFFTVATVLGALWAAEAWGGYWSWDPKETWALIVWLNYAAWLHMRLMKGLRGTVAAWWALVGLAVTSFAFLGVNMFLSGLHSYGTL; from the coding sequence ATGAACACCGCAACCGGTGCAGCCCCGCGTGGTACGCCCGCCACCAAGACCATCACCCTGAACGAAGGCTTTTTCAGCCGCCGCAGCCCTTTCGACTGGTTGTTCGCCGCGCTGATGCTGGCCGGCGCCTGGTTCACCTTCAGCCGCTACGGCGCCTACATGGACGTGTACGAACGCGGCATCCTGGTGGCGGCGGTGCCGGCGCTGGTGTCGCTGGCCTGGTTCTGGCGGCCGCTGCGCTGGCTCACCCTGGCGGTGATCGGCTTTTCGCTGCTGGCCATTTTCTCCTACCAGGGCTCGGGGCTGGAAGGCCAGGCTCAGCTCGCGCGTTCGGAAAACGTGTTCTGGCTCAAGTACTTCCTGTCCAGCCAGTCGGCGATCCTGTGGATGAGCATGCTGTTCTTCATGAGCACCATCTTCTATTGGCTCGGCATGCTGTCGTCGCCACAACACAGCGGCAGCCTGGAACTCATTGGCTCGCGCCTGGCCTGGGTGGCGGTGGCGATGGCGCTGATCGGCACCATGGTGCGTTGGTACGAGAGCTACCTGATCGGCGCCGACGTCGGCCACATCCCGGTGAGCAATCTGTACGAGGTGTTCGTGCTGTTCTCCTGGCTCACTGCGGCCTTCTACCTCTACTTCGAGGCGCAGTACAAGACGCGTGCGCTCGGCGCCTTCGTGATGCTGGTGGTGAGTGCGGCGGTCGGCTTCCTGCTCTGGTACACCGTGGTGCGCGAGGCCCACGAGATCCAGCCGCTGGTGCCCGCACTCAAGAGCTGGTGGATGAAGCTGCACGTGCCGGCCAATTTCATCGGCTACGGCACCTTCGCGCTGTCGGCCATGGTGGCGTTCGCCTACCTGATCAAGCAGCAGGCTGGCCAAACCCGCTGGTACAAGCTTGCGCCGCTGTGGCTCCTGGGCATCGTGCTGTGTTTCGAGCCGGTGGTGTTCCGCAAGACCGTGGGCGATGCCGGCAGCGGTTATTGGGCCGTGTACTTCGGGATTTCGGCGCTGATCGTGGCCAGCATCGTGTTCGGCCGCCGGCGCATCGCCGCGCGGCTGCCGAGCTTCGAAGTGCTCGACGATGTGATGTACAAGTCCATCGCCGTCGGTTTCGCCTTCTTCACCGTGGCCACGGTGCTCGGCGCCCTGTGGGCCGCCGAAGCCTGGGGCGGCTACTGGAGCTGGGACCCGAAGGAAACCTGGGCGCTGATCGTCTGGCTCAACTACGCGGCCTGGCTGCACATGCGGCTGATGAAGGGGCTGCGCGGCACTGTGGCCGCCTGGTGGGCGCTGGTGGGGCTGGCGGTGACGAGCTTCGCGTTCCTCGGCGTCAACATGTTTTTGAGCGGATTGCACAGTTACGGCACTTTGTGA
- a CDS encoding cytochrome c biogenesis protein ResB codes for MSVSTQGVSVRTRSPLLRALVEMLSSMRFAISLLTLICIASVIGTVLKQHEPLGNYINQFGPFWARVFEAASLTAVYSAWWFLLILAFLVTSTSLCIARNAPKILVDVRTYKENIRAQSLKAFHHRAEATLAETPEAAARRVGQLLVGGGWKVKLQQRETPGGAGWMVAAKAGAANKFGYIAAHSAIVLVCIGGLLDGDLVVRAQMLFTGKSAYAGGGMIADVKPEHRLPPGNPTFRGNILVAEGTRSSTAILNQADGILVQDLPFAIELKKFIVEYYSTGMPKLFASEIVIHDRDTGAATPARVEVNHPASYRGVEIYQSSFDDGGSSVKLKAIPMNAATKPFEIDGVIGGTSRLARGEGTGHDALTLEYTALRVINVENFGGGNSPDGSGLDVRKVDLRASIDARLGAANKTVTQKELRNVGPSISYKLRDASGQAREFHNYMLPVDTGEGAPSFLLGVRENPSDAFRYLRIPADDAGGMEGFLHLRAALADPALREKAVQRYAAKAVDAARPELAQQLAASANRAMALFAGAETDGTKGAPAKPGGGLQAIADFMEANVPEAERGRAGEVLVRILNGVLFELAQITREQDKLAPLVPSEKTQAFMTQAVLSLSDAQLYPAPMAFELTDFKQVQASVFQVARAPGKNVVYLGCAFLILGVFAMLYVRERRVWVWMAPDGEGTQATMALSANRKTMDGDREFEHLKLKLIGVETLKKDPT; via the coding sequence ATGTCCGTTTCCACCCAAGGCGTCAGCGTCAGAACCCGCTCACCGCTGCTGCGCGCGCTGGTCGAGATGCTGTCGTCGATGCGCTTCGCGATCTCGCTGCTGACGCTGATCTGCATCGCCTCGGTGATCGGCACGGTGCTCAAGCAGCACGAGCCGCTGGGCAACTACATCAACCAGTTCGGCCCTTTCTGGGCCCGCGTGTTCGAGGCCGCGAGCCTGACCGCCGTCTACAGCGCCTGGTGGTTCCTGCTCATCCTGGCCTTCCTGGTCACCAGCACGTCGCTGTGCATCGCCCGCAATGCGCCGAAGATCCTCGTCGACGTGCGCACCTACAAGGAAAACATCCGCGCGCAGAGCCTGAAGGCGTTCCACCACCGCGCCGAGGCCACGCTGGCCGAGACGCCGGAAGCCGCCGCCCGGCGCGTGGGCCAGTTGCTCGTCGGCGGGGGCTGGAAGGTCAAGCTGCAGCAGCGAGAAACGCCCGGGGGCGCGGGCTGGATGGTGGCGGCCAAGGCCGGTGCGGCCAACAAGTTCGGCTACATCGCCGCCCACAGCGCCATCGTGCTGGTGTGCATCGGCGGGTTGCTCGACGGCGACCTGGTGGTGCGCGCGCAGATGCTGTTCACCGGCAAGAGCGCCTATGCCGGCGGCGGCATGATCGCCGACGTCAAGCCCGAGCACCGGCTGCCACCCGGCAACCCGACCTTCCGCGGCAACATCCTGGTGGCCGAAGGCACGCGTTCGAGCACGGCCATCCTGAACCAGGCCGACGGCATCCTGGTGCAGGACCTGCCTTTCGCCATCGAACTCAAGAAATTCATCGTGGAGTACTACTCCACCGGTATGCCCAAGCTGTTCGCCAGCGAGATCGTGATCCACGACCGCGACACCGGCGCCGCCACACCGGCACGGGTCGAGGTGAACCACCCGGCCAGCTACCGCGGCGTGGAGATCTACCAGTCCAGCTTCGACGACGGCGGCTCCTCGGTCAAGCTCAAGGCGATCCCGATGAATGCGGCCACCAAGCCCTTCGAGATCGACGGCGTGATCGGCGGCACATCCAGGCTGGCGCGCGGCGAAGGCACGGGCCATGACGCGCTGACGCTCGAATACACCGCCCTGCGCGTCATCAACGTCGAGAACTTCGGCGGCGGCAACAGCCCCGACGGCTCCGGCCTGGACGTGCGCAAGGTCGACCTGCGCGCCTCGATCGACGCCCGCCTGGGCGCGGCCAACAAGACCGTCACGCAGAAGGAGCTGCGCAACGTCGGCCCGAGCATTTCCTACAAGCTGCGCGACGCCTCCGGCCAGGCGCGCGAATTCCACAACTACATGCTGCCGGTGGACACCGGCGAGGGCGCGCCTTCGTTCCTGCTCGGCGTGCGTGAGAACCCGTCCGATGCCTTCCGCTACCTGCGCATTCCGGCCGACGACGCCGGCGGCATGGAAGGATTCCTGCACCTGCGCGCCGCGCTGGCCGACCCTGCGTTGCGCGAGAAGGCGGTGCAGCGCTATGCGGCCAAGGCGGTGGACGCGGCCCGGCCCGAACTCGCGCAGCAGCTCGCGGCCTCGGCCAACCGGGCGATGGCGCTGTTCGCCGGCGCCGAGACCGACGGGACGAAGGGCGCGCCTGCCAAGCCCGGTGGCGGTTTGCAGGCGATCGCCGATTTCATGGAAGCCAACGTGCCCGAGGCCGAGCGTGGGCGCGCTGGCGAGGTGCTGGTGCGTATCCTCAACGGCGTGCTCTTCGAACTTGCGCAGATCACGCGCGAGCAGGACAAGCTGGCGCCGCTGGTGCCGAGCGAGAAGACCCAGGCCTTCATGACCCAGGCCGTGTTGTCGCTGAGCGACGCGCAGCTCTATCCCGCGCCGATGGCCTTCGAGCTCACCGACTTCAAGCAGGTGCAGGCCAGCGTGTTCCAGGTGGCGCGTGCGCCGGGCAAGAATGTGGTGTATCTTGGCTGCGCCTTCCTGATCCTGGGCGTGTTCGCGATGCTGTACGTGCGCGAACGCCGGGTCTGGGTGTGGATGGCCCCCGATGGGGAAGGCACGCAGGCGACGATGGCGCTGTCCGCCAACCGCAAGACCATGGACGGCGACCGCGAATTCGAACATCTCAAGCTGAAGCTGATCGGCGTGGAAACGTTGAAGAAGGACCCGACATGA
- a CDS encoding c-type cytochrome: MKFFASLLVSAVLAAPMLTFSPSASAAEEKPAAPAVAKPDLVKGEASFTAVCAACHGADGNSGVPANPKLAQQHPEYLVKQLQEFKSGKRNNPIMKGFASTLSDDDMRNIAYWAASKKAKPGFAKDKALVSLGEKIYRGGIADRQVPACAGCHSPTGSGIPSQYPRLGGQHADYTAAQLVGFRDGARLNSLPMTQVAAKLNDREIKAVADYIAGLR, from the coding sequence ATGAAGTTCTTTGCCTCCCTGTTGGTCTCCGCTGTGCTCGCAGCCCCCATGTTGACCTTCTCGCCGAGTGCTTCGGCCGCCGAGGAAAAGCCCGCCGCGCCAGCCGTTGCCAAGCCCGACCTGGTCAAGGGCGAGGCCAGCTTCACCGCCGTGTGCGCGGCCTGCCATGGCGCCGACGGCAATTCGGGCGTGCCGGCCAACCCCAAGCTCGCGCAGCAGCATCCCGAATATCTGGTCAAGCAGCTGCAGGAGTTCAAGTCCGGCAAGCGCAACAATCCGATCATGAAGGGCTTCGCCTCGACGCTGAGCGACGACGACATGCGCAACATCGCCTACTGGGCCGCGTCGAAGAAGGCCAAGCCCGGCTTCGCGAAGGACAAGGCACTGGTGTCCCTGGGTGAAAAGATCTACCGCGGCGGCATCGCCGACCGCCAGGTGCCCGCCTGCGCCGGCTGCCACAGCCCGACCGGCAGCGGCATCCCTTCCCAATACCCGCGCCTGGGCGGCCAGCATGCCGACTACACCGCGGCGCAACTGGTGGGCTTTCGCGACGGCGCACGCCTGAACAGCCTGCCGATGACGCAGGTCGCCGCCAAGCTCAACGACCGCGAAATCAAGGCCGTGGCCGACTACATCGCCGGCCTGCGCTGA